The Hevea brasiliensis isolate MT/VB/25A 57/8 chromosome 1, ASM3005281v1, whole genome shotgun sequence genome has a window encoding:
- the LOC110644621 gene encoding rust resistance kinase Lr10 isoform X1 produces MSNRSLEMSVFVLSIFSLFVFVLGELGQSLPNCPESRCGSGPAIRFPFRLKGQQPNYCGYHGFDLSCTERNDTLLELPNLVKLYVQEIDYVYQVINVSDPDDCFLRQALNINFSASPFRFKDDLLYNYTLFNCSTAERNLIRNAPCLGAPGYEVYAIPGFNRISEYTLTSCTKMYDILSIPYIYSYEIYPEMSNASRNIIQLTWSKPACGLCEAGGGRCELKSDGTELCKMSHITPRTSGASTKLIIAGATLGSFLLLVAFIALYHLYRADRKEKENQARIEKFLEDYKALTPTRYTYADLKRITHQFKDKLGQGAYGTVFKGKLSSEILVAVKILNSSTGNGEEFINEVGTMGRIHHVNVVRLVGFCAEGFRRALVYEFLPNESLEKFIFSNDGYHHSLGWEKLQDIALGIAKGIEYLHQGCDQRILHFDIKPHNILLDDNFTPKISDFGLAKLCSKDQSIVSMTTARGTMGYIASEVFSRNFGNVSYKSDVYSFGMLLLEMVGGRKNIDVNVENRTENSNRVFFPEWIYDHLDRGEEMRIRIEEEGDAQIAKKLTIVGLWCIQWFPVDRPSMTIVVQMLEGDGDDLAMPPNPFNSTGMPAGRHYHQELPVISEVE; encoded by the exons ATGAGTAATCGTTCCTTGGAAATGAGTGTCTTTGTCTTATCTATCTTCAGCTTGTTCGTTTTTGTCCTTGGAGAACTTGGACAAAGCCTTCCCAACTGTCCAGAATCAAGGTGTGGGTCTGGCCCGGCCATCCGATTCCCTTTCCGGCTTAAAGGTCAGCAACCTAATTACTGTGGCTATCATGGGTTCGATTTGTCTTGCACAGAGAGGAACGATACATTACTCGAGCTGCCAAATTTAGTGAAATTATATGTCCAAGAAATTGATTATGTCTATCAAGTCATTAACGTGTCTGACCCAGATGATTGCTTTCTGAGACAGGCTTTAAACATCAATTTTTCCGCTTCTCCTTTCAGATTTAAGGATGATCTCCTCTACAATTACACCTTATTCAATTGTTCTACAGCAGAGAGAAATTTAATCAGAAATGCGCCTTGCCTCGGAGCTCCTGGCTATGAAGTTTACGCCATTCCTGGTTTCAATCGCATTAGTGAATACACTCTGACATCATGTACCAAGATGTACGACATTTTATCTATTCCCTACATTTATTCATATGAAATTTATCCTGAAATGTCGAATGCCTCaagaaatattattcaattgacgtGGTCCAAACCAGCTTGTGGATTGTGTGAAGCAGGCGGAGGAAGATGTGAATTAAAGAGTGATGGCACTGAATTGTGCAAGATGAGTCATATTACCCCAAGAACCAGTG GTGCCTCAACCAAGTTAATAATTGCAGGTGCAACCCTGGGTTCATTTCTTCTGCTAGTAGCCTTCATTGCACTTTATCATCTCTACAGGGCAgacagaaaagaaaaggaaaatcaaGCAAGGATAGAGAAATTTTTGGAAGACTACAAAGCTCTCACACCCACAAGATATACGTACGCTGATCTGAAGAGGATAACACATCAATTTAAGGACAAGTTGGGCCAGGGAGCATATGGAACAGTGTTCAAGGGAAAGCTTTCTAGTGAGATCCTTGTGGCTGTGAAGATCCTCAACAGTTCGACAGGGAATGGCGAAGAGTTCATCAATGAAGTTGGAACAATGGGAAGAATCCACCATGTGAATGTAGTTCGCTTGGTTGGTTTTTGTGCTGAGGGATTCCGTAGAGCTTTGGTTTATGAATTCCTACCAAATGAATCATTGGAGAAATTCATATTTTCTAATGATGGTTACCACCATTCTCTTGGTTGGGAGAAGCTACAAGATATTGCTCTTGGCATAGCTAAAGGAATTGAATATCTTCACCAAGGGTGTGATCAACGAATCCTACATTTCGATATTAAACCACATAACATTCTACTTGATGACAACTTCACTCCAAAAATTTCTGATTTTGGTCTCGCAAAATTATGTTCCAAGGATCAAAGTATTGTATCCATGACTACAGCTAGAGGTACAATGGGTTATATTGCATCTGAAGTGTTTTCTAGGAACTTTGGCAATGTGTCCTATAAATCGGATGTTTATAGTTTTGGAATGCTGTTGCTGGAAATGGTTGGAGGAAGGAAGAACATCGATGTTAATGTAGAAAACAGAACAGAAAACAGTAACCGAGTCTTCTTTCCTGAATGGATATACGATCATTTGGATAGAGGAGAAGAGATGAGAATCCGAATTGAGGAAGAAGGTGATGCTCAAATAGCCAAGAAACTCACAATTGTTGGATTATGGTGCATTCAATGGTTCCCTGTAGACCGTCCCTCCATGACAATTGTTGTTCAAATGTTGGAAGGAGACGGAGATGATTTAGCAATGCCTCCTAATCCTTTCAACTCTACAGGTATGCCTGCTGGGAGACATTATCACCAAGAGTTACCAGTCATCTCTGAAGTAGAGTGA
- the LOC110644609 gene encoding LOW QUALITY PROTEIN: LEAF RUST 10 DISEASE-RESISTANCE LOCUS RECEPTOR-LIKE PROTEIN KINASE-like 2.3 (The sequence of the model RefSeq protein was modified relative to this genomic sequence to represent the inferred CDS: inserted 1 base in 1 codon), protein MLTSAKLLILLFLVQVHQICYSASNNSCIPSSCGHIRNISYPFRLKTDPVICGQEEYELACENNVPVAYXFSAKYYVKEINYNNFTIRLADSDVQSNNYCSLPPYPSTTAYSFPSLFYSAYPTLQYIYGSGSLYQDLVFVTCPKPVITEVYVDASPCNITYNSSSSSPNSETEGYSYVKVGSDGAMDLEDSCRIERIYITSLLPKDLKNVSYADVHRSLVYGFELSWFWGCCRNYTENGCKLDAATIIDHCNPGSGIIQFPQLRSLLLKLEKTVLGRLLRRLGWDPSLYFDLDLQGYVLALLRYALVLFVLYRAPLYLCAVLWAIIFFSYRWRRRHFSEYGTIEEFLGSHNNLMPVRYSYSDIKKITNGFKDKLGEGGYGSVYKGRLRSGYFAAIKMLGKSKATDGQEFISEVATIGRIHHVNVVRLIGFCAERSKRALIYEFMPNGSLDKYIFSQEVSTTISIKKMYEISVGIARGIEYLHRGCNMQILHFDIKPHNILLDENFIPKVSDFGLAKLYPTDNSIVSLTAARGTIGYMAPELIYKRIGCISYKADVYSFGKLLMEMAGRRKNFNAIEEHSSQKYYPSWVYDQFNAGKDIELGGATEEERKIKKMLIVALWCILLKPADRPSMHKVVEMLESDIECLEMPPKPTFYTQEIPKENFELKASKELTKVSSSYLDSISWMVNGR, encoded by the exons ATGTTAACTAGTGCAAAGCTCCTTATCCTTTTATTTCTGGTCCAAGTACACCAAATCTGCTATTCTGCAAGCAACAACTCCTGCATTCCTTCCTCTTGTGGCCACATCCGCAACATTAGCTACCCTTTCCGATTGAAAACCGATCCTGTAATCTGTGGCCAGGAAGAGTATGAACTTGCTTGCGAGAATAACGTTCCTGTAGCAT TTTTTTCAGCAAAATATTATGTCAAGGAAATCAATTACAATAACTTCACCATCCGCCTGGCAGATTCCGATGTACAAAGCAATAACTACTGCTCTCTTCCTCCTTATCCTTCAACCACCGCCTATTCTTTTCCCTCATTGTTTTACAGTGCATATCCTACGCTGCAATATATCTATGGCTCTGGCTCTTTATATCAGGACTTGGTTTTCGTAACTTGTCCAAAACCAGTCATTACTGAAGTTTATGTGGATGCTTCTCCTTGCAACATCACTTATAATTCCTCTTCTTCCTCCCCCAATTCGGAAACGGAAGGTTATTCTTACGTTAAAGTTGGGTCTGATGGTGCAATGGATTTGGAGGACTCTTGCCGTATCGAGCGAATTTATATTACATCTTTGTTGCCAAAAGATTTAAAGAACGTTTCCTATGCAGATGTTCACCGTAGTTTGGTATATGGGTTTGAGCTTTCATGGTTTTGGGGTTGCTGCCGGAATTACACAGAAAACGGCTGCAAGCTAGATGCTGCTACCATCATCGACCATTGCAATCCAGGATCCGGGATCA TTCAATTTCCTCAGCTGCGTTCCCTCCTTCTCAAGCTAGAAAAAACTGTCCTCGGTCGTCTACTCCGACGACTCGGTT GGGATCCGTCACTTTATTTTGATTTGG aTTTGCAAGGTTATGTATTGGCGCTCCTTCGATATGCTCTTGTTCTTTTTG TGTTGTATCGTGCTCCGTTATACCTTTGTGCAGTACTTTGGGCTATCATATTTTTTAGTTATAGGTGGCGAAGGAGGCATTTTTCAGAATATggtacaattgaagaatttttgggaAGTCATAATAATCTTATGCCCGTTAGGTATTCATATTCGGATATTAAGAAGATCACCAATGGTTTCAAAGATAAGTTGGGTGAAGGAGGTTATGGCTCTGTATATAAAGGAAGGCTTCGTAGTGGTTACTTTGCAGCAATAAAAATGTTGGGTAAATCCAAAGCTACTGATGGTCAAGAATTCATCAGTGAAGTTGCTACAATTGGAAGAATTCACCATGTTAATGTGGTGAGACTTATTGGATTTTGTGCTGAAAGATCTAAACGAGCTCTTATATATGAATTTATGCCCAATGGATCTCTTGATAAGTACATATTCTCTCAGGAAGTTAGCACTACAATAAGCATCAAGAAAATGTATGAGATTTCAGTTGGAATAGCTCGTGGCATTGAATACCTGCATCGAGGTTGTAATATGCAAATCTTGCATTTTGATATCAAACCTCACAATATCCTTCTTGATGAAAATTTCATTCCAAAGGTTTCAGATTTTGGACTAGCAAAATTATATCCAACAGATAATAGTATTGTGTCTCTCACAGCAGCAAGAGGAACAATAGGTTACATGGCTCCGGAGTTGATCTATAAAAGAATTGGATGCATCTCTTACAAAGCTGATGTCTATAGTTTTGGAAAGTTATTGATGGAAATGGCTGGAAGAAGGAAGAATTTCAATGCAATCGAGGAGCATTCGAGCCAAAAATATTATCCTTCATGGGTTTATGACCAATTTAATGCAGGAAAAGACATAGAATTAGGAGGTGCTACAGAAGAGGAAAGGAAAATAAAGAAGATGCTTATAGTAGCATTATGGTGTATACTACTGAAACCTGCTGACCGTCCTTCAATGCATAAAGTCGTAGAAATGCTTGAAAGTGACATTGAATGCCTAGAAATGCCTCCAAAACCTACATTTTATACACAGGAAATTCCtaaagaaaattttgaacttAAAGCAAGCAAAGAGTTAACAAAGGTATCAAGTAGTTATTTAGATTCTATTAGTTGGATGGTCAATGGACGTTAA
- the LOC110644621 gene encoding rust resistance kinase Lr10 isoform X2, which translates to MYDILSIPYIYSYEIYPEMSNASRNIIQLTWSKPACGLCEAGGGRCELKSDGTELCKMSHITPRTSGASTKLIIAGATLGSFLLLVAFIALYHLYRADRKEKENQARIEKFLEDYKALTPTRYTYADLKRITHQFKDKLGQGAYGTVFKGKLSSEILVAVKILNSSTGNGEEFINEVGTMGRIHHVNVVRLVGFCAEGFRRALVYEFLPNESLEKFIFSNDGYHHSLGWEKLQDIALGIAKGIEYLHQGCDQRILHFDIKPHNILLDDNFTPKISDFGLAKLCSKDQSIVSMTTARGTMGYIASEVFSRNFGNVSYKSDVYSFGMLLLEMVGGRKNIDVNVENRTENSNRVFFPEWIYDHLDRGEEMRIRIEEEGDAQIAKKLTIVGLWCIQWFPVDRPSMTIVVQMLEGDGDDLAMPPNPFNSTGMPAGRHYHQELPVISEVE; encoded by the exons ATGTACGACATTTTATCTATTCCCTACATTTATTCATATGAAATTTATCCTGAAATGTCGAATGCCTCaagaaatattattcaattgacgtGGTCCAAACCAGCTTGTGGATTGTGTGAAGCAGGCGGAGGAAGATGTGAATTAAAGAGTGATGGCACTGAATTGTGCAAGATGAGTCATATTACCCCAAGAACCAGTG GTGCCTCAACCAAGTTAATAATTGCAGGTGCAACCCTGGGTTCATTTCTTCTGCTAGTAGCCTTCATTGCACTTTATCATCTCTACAGGGCAgacagaaaagaaaaggaaaatcaaGCAAGGATAGAGAAATTTTTGGAAGACTACAAAGCTCTCACACCCACAAGATATACGTACGCTGATCTGAAGAGGATAACACATCAATTTAAGGACAAGTTGGGCCAGGGAGCATATGGAACAGTGTTCAAGGGAAAGCTTTCTAGTGAGATCCTTGTGGCTGTGAAGATCCTCAACAGTTCGACAGGGAATGGCGAAGAGTTCATCAATGAAGTTGGAACAATGGGAAGAATCCACCATGTGAATGTAGTTCGCTTGGTTGGTTTTTGTGCTGAGGGATTCCGTAGAGCTTTGGTTTATGAATTCCTACCAAATGAATCATTGGAGAAATTCATATTTTCTAATGATGGTTACCACCATTCTCTTGGTTGGGAGAAGCTACAAGATATTGCTCTTGGCATAGCTAAAGGAATTGAATATCTTCACCAAGGGTGTGATCAACGAATCCTACATTTCGATATTAAACCACATAACATTCTACTTGATGACAACTTCACTCCAAAAATTTCTGATTTTGGTCTCGCAAAATTATGTTCCAAGGATCAAAGTATTGTATCCATGACTACAGCTAGAGGTACAATGGGTTATATTGCATCTGAAGTGTTTTCTAGGAACTTTGGCAATGTGTCCTATAAATCGGATGTTTATAGTTTTGGAATGCTGTTGCTGGAAATGGTTGGAGGAAGGAAGAACATCGATGTTAATGTAGAAAACAGAACAGAAAACAGTAACCGAGTCTTCTTTCCTGAATGGATATACGATCATTTGGATAGAGGAGAAGAGATGAGAATCCGAATTGAGGAAGAAGGTGATGCTCAAATAGCCAAGAAACTCACAATTGTTGGATTATGGTGCATTCAATGGTTCCCTGTAGACCGTCCCTCCATGACAATTGTTGTTCAAATGTTGGAAGGAGACGGAGATGATTTAGCAATGCCTCCTAATCCTTTCAACTCTACAGGTATGCCTGCTGGGAGACATTATCACCAAGAGTTACCAGTCATCTCTGAAGTAGAGTGA